A window of Ignavibacterium sp. contains these coding sequences:
- a CDS encoding metal ABC transporter permease, whose translation MFEFLSLPFMQRALIAGILVGFLASYYGVFVVQRGLGFLGSGLAHAAFGGVALGILLDQEPLLTAVPFTILVAIGITYVKNKTNLAGDTTIGIFFSISMALGIIFIFMKRQYSSDAFNYLFGSILAVSITDVIAPAILIFITILFSPFWKRWAYSSFDRELAQADRVPVQFDDYILSILIAVTIVVSIKVVGIVLIAAFLVIPPAASRLINKSFSKMTTFSIVFGITTAIVGLWISYYLDVPSGATIILLQALLFFIVMSVKKVFR comes from the coding sequence GTGTTTGAATTTTTATCACTTCCGTTTATGCAGCGCGCTTTAATTGCGGGAATACTTGTGGGTTTTCTTGCAAGTTACTATGGAGTTTTTGTTGTTCAGCGCGGATTGGGTTTTTTGGGAAGCGGACTTGCTCATGCTGCTTTCGGTGGTGTTGCTTTGGGAATTTTACTCGATCAGGAACCTCTTCTAACTGCTGTTCCGTTTACAATTCTTGTTGCAATCGGAATCACTTATGTAAAAAACAAAACCAATCTTGCAGGCGATACAACTATCGGTATTTTCTTTTCTATCTCGATGGCACTAGGAATTATTTTCATTTTTATGAAAAGACAATATTCAAGCGATGCTTTTAATTATTTGTTCGGATCAATTCTCGCCGTATCAATTACCGATGTTATTGCACCTGCCATATTAATTTTTATTACGATTTTGTTTTCGCCTTTCTGGAAGCGGTGGGCTTATTCTTCTTTCGACAGGGAACTTGCACAAGCTGACAGAGTTCCTGTTCAGTTTGATGATTATATTCTTAGTATTTTAATTGCAGTTACAATTGTAGTTTCAATTAAAGTAGTGGGAATTGTTCTGATTGCAGCATTTCTGGTAATTCCACCAGCTGCTTCAAGACTGATAAACAAATCTTTCAGTAAAATGACAACCTTTTCAATTGTCTTTGGAATTACCACAGCAATTGTTGGATTGTGGATTTCATATTATCTCGATGTTCCAAGTGGTGCAACAATAATTCTGCTTCAGGCATTATTGTTTTTTATTGTAATGTCTGTTAAGAAAGTATTTCGATAA
- a CDS encoding aminopeptidase P family protein, with product MFDRQIYINRREELKKNFKSGLLLFLGNDEAPINYPANTYNFRQDSSFLYYFGLPIPNLAGIIDVDENKEYLFGYEYTLEDIVWMGPQPKLAELAERVGVQNSDSISNLKKFLKTKISKGVKIHFLPLYRSEHNLKLASLLDDDPYKVNKKASKKLIEAVVEQRSVKAAEEVAEIEYALEIAYQMHTTAMRMAKPGLTENDIYAALNGIALSLGNGVSFHPIISINGQTLHNHFHGNQLQEGKLLVCDAGAESYEFYASDITRTIPVGGKFSQRQKDIYEIVLTAQKNAINMIKPGVKHVDVHLTAAKIIAAGLIQLGIMKGNPGEAVKAGAHALFFPHGLGHMMGLDVHDMEGLGEQFVGYDDKTKRSEQFGLAYLRLAKELKPGFVFTCEPGIYFIPELIDQWKAKKKLKNFINYDKVEEYRNFGGIRIEDNILVTETGYKVLGRPIPKEISDVEAAYSAV from the coding sequence ATGTTTGACCGTCAAATCTATATCAACCGCAGAGAAGAACTGAAGAAAAATTTCAAATCAGGATTACTTTTATTTTTAGGCAATGATGAGGCACCGATAAATTATCCTGCTAATACTTACAACTTCAGACAGGATAGTTCTTTTCTTTATTACTTTGGTTTGCCGATTCCTAATCTTGCCGGAATTATTGATGTAGATGAAAACAAAGAATATCTGTTTGGATACGAATACACTCTTGAAGATATTGTTTGGATGGGACCTCAGCCAAAACTTGCCGAACTTGCTGAAAGAGTTGGTGTGCAGAATTCTGATTCAATTTCTAATCTTAAAAAATTCCTGAAAACAAAAATCAGCAAAGGAGTAAAGATTCACTTTCTACCGTTGTATCGCAGCGAACACAATCTGAAGCTTGCATCACTTCTTGATGATGATCCTTATAAAGTAAATAAGAAAGCTTCAAAGAAATTAATTGAAGCTGTGGTTGAACAAAGATCAGTTAAAGCTGCTGAAGAAGTTGCCGAAATAGAATATGCACTCGAAATTGCCTATCAGATGCATACAACTGCAATGAGAATGGCAAAACCCGGTTTAACCGAGAACGATATTTATGCAGCACTGAATGGAATTGCACTTTCTCTTGGAAACGGAGTTTCATTTCATCCGATAATTTCGATTAACGGACAAACTCTTCACAATCACTTTCACGGCAATCAGCTTCAGGAAGGCAAGTTACTTGTTTGCGATGCTGGTGCAGAGTCTTATGAATTTTATGCAAGCGATATTACGAGAACAATTCCCGTTGGCGGAAAATTTTCTCAGCGACAAAAAGACATTTATGAAATAGTTCTTACAGCCCAGAAGAATGCAATTAATATGATAAAACCCGGCGTTAAGCACGTTGATGTTCATCTAACTGCGGCAAAAATTATTGCTGCCGGACTAATTCAACTTGGCATAATGAAAGGCAATCCGGGCGAAGCTGTTAAAGCCGGCGCACACGCATTGTTCTTTCCACACGGACTTGGACATATGATGGGGCTTGATGTCCACGATATGGAAGGACTCGGTGAACAATTTGTTGGTTACGACGACAAAACTAAACGAAGCGAACAGTTTGGATTAGCTTATCTCAGACTTGCAAAAGAACTGAAGCCCGGATTTGTATTCACCTGTGAACCGGGAATTTATTTTATTCCCGAACTTATTGATCAATGGAAAGCAAAGAAGAAATTAAAAAACTTTATTAACTACGACAAAGTTGAAGAATACAGAAACTTCGGTGGAATCAGAATAGAAGATAATATTCTTGTAACAGAAACAGGTTACAAAGTTTTAGGAAGACCAATACCAAAAGAAATTTCTGATGTAGAAGCTGCGTATAGTGCAGTTTGA
- a CDS encoding indolepyruvate oxidoreductase subunit beta has protein sequence MKADIILSGVGGQGIVSIAATIAQAALDNNLFIKQSEVHGMSQRGGAVYSHLRISDKEIASDLIPLGRADIIISVEPMESLRYLPWLKEDGWLVTNSTPFINIPDYPDLKVLHSEIEKFPNHILINADEIARQVKSPRSSNIVMLGAASPFLEIPFENFEEAIKKIFGRKGEKIVELNIQALHAGREFSLTHQKEKV, from the coding sequence ATGAAAGCAGATATAATTTTATCAGGTGTTGGTGGACAGGGAATAGTATCAATTGCTGCAACAATTGCGCAAGCAGCATTGGATAACAATCTTTTTATCAAACAATCAGAAGTTCACGGAATGAGTCAGCGCGGAGGAGCAGTTTACTCACACCTAAGAATTTCTGATAAAGAAATTGCAAGTGATCTTATTCCGCTTGGTCGGGCAGACATTATTATTTCTGTTGAACCGATGGAATCTCTCAGATATTTACCCTGGCTTAAAGAAGATGGATGGCTTGTAACTAATTCAACTCCGTTTATTAATATTCCCGATTATCCCGATTTGAAAGTATTACATTCAGAGATAGAAAAATTTCCAAATCATATATTAATTAATGCAGATGAAATAGCTCGGCAGGTTAAATCACCGCGTTCATCAAATATTGTTATGCTTGGAGCAGCTTCACCTTTTTTAGAAATTCCTTTTGAAAATTTTGAAGAAGCAATAAAAAAAATCTTCGGAAGAAAAGGGGAGAAAATAGTTGAGCTGAATATTCAGGCACTTCACGCTGGAAGAGAATTCTCACTAACACATCAGAAAGAAAAAGTGTAG
- a CDS encoding thiamine pyrophosphate-dependent enzyme produces the protein MEKLLLLGAEAIAQGAIDGGMSGVYAYPGTPSTEITEYVQNNKIAIERNIHRNWSANEKTAVEAALGMSYAGKRAMACMKHVGLNVAADPFINAAITGVNGGLVITVADDPSMHSSQNEQDSRFYGKFAMIPMLEPSNQQEAYDMAYESFELSEKFKIPVLIRITTRLSHSRSGIKRKEIKQENPLTYPDDPIQFVLLPSNARKRYKGLLGIQSAIEEAAENSKYNKFIDGNDKSLGIIACGIAFNYLMENYPENNCPFPILKIGQYPMPYSLLDKIVNECEKILVLEDGYPFVEEQIKGYFDKSGKITGRLSGAIPRDGELNPDIVGKALGKEVKQFFKIPEIIKNRPPELCSGCAHRDIYNALNETMKEFGKQKVFSDIGCYTLGALPPWNAINSCVDMGASITMAKGAADAGVRPSVAVIGDSTFTHSGMTALLDCVYENTPVTIIIADNATTAMTGGQTSPATGRLEEICIGLGVKPEHVRVLTPLPKFHEEMVKVIREELLYEGVSVIIPRRECIQTATRSKKEQKVKTEEVAQ, from the coding sequence ATGGAAAAATTACTTTTACTCGGTGCCGAAGCAATTGCTCAGGGTGCAATTGATGGAGGAATGTCTGGCGTCTATGCTTATCCGGGAACACCTTCAACAGAAATAACCGAATATGTACAAAATAACAAAATTGCGATTGAAAGAAATATTCATCGCAATTGGTCTGCGAATGAAAAAACCGCAGTTGAAGCAGCGCTCGGAATGAGTTATGCGGGCAAGCGTGCAATGGCTTGTATGAAGCATGTTGGTTTAAATGTCGCAGCCGACCCTTTCATCAATGCCGCAATAACAGGAGTTAATGGCGGACTTGTAATCACAGTTGCAGATGATCCGTCAATGCATTCATCGCAAAATGAGCAGGACTCAAGATTCTATGGAAAGTTTGCAATGATTCCAATGCTTGAGCCGTCAAATCAGCAGGAAGCTTATGATATGGCTTATGAATCTTTTGAATTATCTGAGAAGTTTAAAATTCCTGTGCTTATCAGAATCACAACAAGATTATCTCACTCACGCTCAGGTATTAAAAGAAAAGAAATTAAACAGGAAAATCCACTAACTTATCCTGATGATCCGATTCAGTTTGTTCTTCTTCCATCGAATGCACGAAAGAGATACAAGGGTTTATTGGGAATTCAATCTGCCATAGAAGAAGCTGCGGAAAATTCAAAGTATAATAAATTCATTGATGGTAACGATAAATCACTCGGAATTATTGCCTGCGGAATCGCTTTTAATTATCTGATGGAAAATTATCCAGAGAATAATTGTCCGTTTCCAATTTTAAAGATCGGGCAGTATCCTATGCCTTATTCTTTGCTTGATAAAATTGTGAATGAGTGTGAGAAAATATTGGTGCTTGAAGATGGATATCCATTTGTTGAAGAACAGATTAAAGGTTACTTTGATAAAAGCGGCAAGATTACAGGCAGACTAAGCGGCGCAATTCCAAGAGATGGCGAATTAAATCCTGATATCGTTGGAAAAGCATTGGGAAAAGAAGTAAAACAGTTTTTCAAAATTCCGGAAATAATAAAAAATCGTCCGCCGGAACTTTGCTCGGGTTGTGCACACAGAGATATTTACAATGCACTTAATGAAACGATGAAAGAATTTGGTAAACAAAAAGTCTTTTCTGACATCGGTTGTTATACACTTGGTGCACTTCCACCCTGGAATGCAATCAATTCTTGTGTTGATATGGGAGCTTCAATTACAATGGCAAAAGGTGCTGCTGATGCCGGCGTTCGTCCTTCTGTGGCTGTAATCGGTGATTCAACTTTTACTCACAGCGGAATGACTGCTTTGCTTGATTGTGTTTATGAAAACACTCCGGTTACAATTATAATTGCTGATAATGCAACAACGGCAATGACCGGTGGACAGACTTCTCCGGCAACAGGAAGACTTGAAGAAATTTGTATCGGACTTGGGGTTAAACCTGAGCATGTGCGTGTGCTAACTCCACTACCAAAATTTCATGAAGAAATGGTTAAAGTAATCCGCGAAGAACTTTTATATGAGGGTGTTTCTGTAATTATTCCAAGGCGAGAATGTATTCAAACAGCAACGAGAAGTAAAAAAGAACAGAAAGTTAAAACTGAAGAGGTTGCACAATGA
- a CDS encoding nucleotidyltransferase domain-containing protein, translating into MLSLLSKNIIKTLAYYDIFSYPLKAEEIYHNLPVNHCSTAEVTSELEQLYNNKLVCRINDFYLLQNNPEFVSRRLKGNSLCEKKIKSAFRMSRFISKFPYVRAIFLTGSISKGYMEKDSDVDYLIVTEPGRLWVARLFLTLFKKIFLLNSRKVFCINYYIDYNHLEIEEKNVFTATEIATLIPTFGKKYYDEFYSRNIWIKNFFPNFPKRNNKLIDNKSSRFQKSIEFLLNNRFGDMLDDLAMKIFSNATRKKFNYFDEKDFALAFKATKCESKYHPKFFQKKVLISLDQKLIQLQQKLNITLM; encoded by the coding sequence ATGTTGTCACTACTAAGTAAAAATATTATAAAAACACTGGCTTATTACGATATTTTCTCTTATCCACTTAAAGCCGAAGAGATTTATCACAATCTGCCGGTTAATCATTGCAGCACAGCTGAAGTTACTTCAGAGTTGGAACAACTTTATAATAACAAACTGGTTTGCAGAATAAATGATTTTTACCTCCTTCAAAACAATCCTGAATTTGTTTCAAGAAGATTAAAAGGAAATTCTCTCTGCGAAAAGAAAATCAAATCTGCTTTCAGAATGTCAAGATTTATTTCAAAGTTTCCTTACGTGCGTGCAATTTTTCTTACCGGTTCAATTTCAAAAGGATATATGGAGAAAGACTCAGATGTGGATTATCTGATTGTTACCGAACCCGGAAGACTTTGGGTCGCCAGACTTTTTCTTACATTGTTCAAAAAAATATTTCTTCTCAACTCAAGAAAAGTTTTTTGCATAAACTATTACATTGATTATAATCATCTTGAAATAGAGGAAAAGAATGTATTCACTGCAACTGAAATAGCCACACTTATTCCGACATTCGGTAAAAAATATTATGATGAATTTTATTCTAGGAATATCTGGATTAAAAATTTCTTTCCCAATTTTCCCAAAAGAAATAATAAATTGATTGATAATAAAAGCAGCCGCTTTCAAAAGAGCATTGAGTTTTTATTGAACAATCGCTTTGGTGATATGCTTGATGACCTTGCAATGAAAATTTTTTCAAACGCTACCAGGAAAAAATTTAATTATTTTGATGAAAAAGATTTTGCTCTTGCATTCAAAGCAACTAAGTGTGAATCTAAATATCATCCGAAATTTTTTCAGAAGAAAGTTTTAATCTCCTTAGATCAAAAGCTTATTCAACTTCAGCAAAAATTAAATATTACCTTGATGTGA
- a CDS encoding radical SAM protein — MTKKILFTHSYFYRFDPKQWKAKQPFPPLATITAASFLRASGYEVNLFDTALRKSPEDIITAISNYKPDYLIIYDDGFNYLTKMCLTNMREAAFRMTEIAKQKNITVIVSSSDATDHYEKYLNAGADFVIIGEAEHTLKELLDELTTNTNNVFDVDGIIYKSANQIIKTNPRQIERNLDVFPMAAWDLLNIDDYKKIWSEGRKEFTLNIATTRGCPFKCNWCAKPIYGNRYNSRSPQNVVDEIEFLQRKFGVKYFWFCDDIFGLKPGWVQEFRDLVKQRNLSFRYKIQSRVDLLLKEDTIDALAESGADIVWVGAESGSQKILDAMDKGTTVDEIYKATKLLKSKNIKVAFFLQFGYLNETKEDIKKTIKMVLELMPDEIGISVSYPLPGTKFYEIVKEQMKEKTNWTDSDDLSLMFRNTYHPAYYKKLHRYVHKVYKKKVSIEAIKKIITQPIQLNKNYLRSALMSFYYFPAELIDRISLKKLETLS; from the coding sequence ATGACTAAAAAAATTTTATTTACTCATTCTTACTTTTATAGATTCGATCCAAAACAATGGAAAGCAAAACAACCATTTCCGCCTCTTGCAACTATTACTGCAGCATCTTTCCTCAGAGCATCTGGTTACGAAGTAAATTTATTTGATACTGCATTGAGAAAATCTCCCGAAGATATAATTACTGCAATCTCCAATTACAAACCCGATTACCTGATTATTTATGATGATGGATTTAATTATCTGACAAAAATGTGTCTTACGAATATGCGTGAAGCTGCTTTCCGAATGACTGAAATTGCAAAACAAAAAAATATAACCGTTATAGTATCTTCTTCCGATGCAACCGATCATTATGAAAAATATTTAAATGCCGGAGCAGATTTTGTTATTATTGGCGAAGCGGAACATACATTGAAAGAGCTTCTGGATGAATTAACTACAAATACTAATAATGTTTTTGATGTTGATGGAATTATTTATAAAAGTGCTAATCAGATTATAAAAACAAATCCCAGACAGATTGAAAGAAATCTTGATGTATTCCCGATGGCTGCCTGGGATTTACTAAACATTGATGATTATAAAAAAATTTGGAGTGAAGGAAGAAAAGAATTTACTCTAAACATTGCAACAACAAGAGGTTGTCCTTTCAAATGTAATTGGTGTGCAAAACCAATTTATGGAAACAGATACAATTCCCGTTCTCCACAAAATGTGGTTGATGAAATTGAATTCCTTCAGAGAAAATTTGGTGTAAAATACTTTTGGTTTTGTGATGATATTTTTGGCCTAAAACCAGGTTGGGTTCAGGAGTTCAGAGATTTGGTTAAGCAAAGAAATTTGAGTTTCAGATACAAAATTCAATCGCGTGTTGATTTACTTTTGAAAGAAGATACAATTGATGCATTAGCAGAATCCGGTGCTGATATTGTTTGGGTGGGAGCTGAATCCGGTTCACAAAAAATTCTTGATGCAATGGATAAGGGAACAACTGTTGACGAAATTTATAAAGCAACCAAACTTCTTAAATCAAAAAATATTAAAGTTGCTTTCTTTCTTCAGTTCGGTTATCTGAATGAAACAAAAGAAGATATAAAGAAAACAATCAAAATGGTTTTAGAACTTATGCCAGACGAGATAGGAATTTCCGTGTCTTATCCGTTACCCGGAACAAAATTTTATGAAATTGTAAAAGAACAAATGAAAGAAAAAACAAACTGGACAGATTCGGATGATCTTTCTTTGATGTTCAGAAATACTTATCATCCTGCATACTACAAAAAACTTCATCGTTATGTCCATAAGGTTTACAAGAAAAAAGTAAGCATAGAAGCAATTAAGAAAATTATTACTCAACCCATTCAGCTTAATAAGAATTATCTCCGCTCGGCTCTAATGTCATTTTATTATTTCCCTGCTGAACTGATTGACAGAATATCACTAAAAAAACTTGAGACGCTCAGCTGA
- a CDS encoding class I SAM-dependent methyltransferase: MINDSQNFDKVNLAFSMQSIIYDEYEKSNPILLWMRQQVYDVVLSHLKKGDKILELNSGTGTDAIFFAKQGYDVTCTDLSDGMIEKISIKVKKENLAEQVKIFKCSFTELDKLIPNKFDLIFSNFGGLNCINDLRLVTRFFPTLLNDGGKVILVIMPPVCLWELATAFKGKLKFALRRFRKNGASANVEGIEIRTFYFSAEKIKEALGKQFRVIQLKGLGVFTPIPQMENFIIKHPRLMKILKKSDQILSKHFPFNLIGDHLILVAQFNPKTK, from the coding sequence ATGATTAATGATTCTCAGAATTTTGATAAAGTTAATCTTGCGTTTTCGATGCAATCAATTATTTATGATGAATACGAAAAATCAAATCCAATTCTCTTGTGGATGCGCCAGCAGGTTTATGATGTGGTTTTAAGTCATCTAAAAAAAGGCGATAAAATTCTTGAACTGAACAGTGGAACAGGAACCGATGCAATCTTCTTTGCAAAGCAAGGTTATGATGTTACCTGCACAGATTTATCCGATGGAATGATTGAAAAGATTTCAATCAAAGTAAAAAAAGAAAATCTTGCAGAGCAAGTAAAAATTTTTAAGTGCTCATTTACAGAACTTGATAAACTTATTCCGAATAAATTTGATTTGATATTCTCAAACTTTGGCGGATTAAATTGCATTAATGATTTAAGATTAGTAACCCGTTTCTTTCCAACTTTATTAAATGACGGCGGAAAAGTTATTCTTGTAATTATGCCTCCTGTTTGTCTTTGGGAATTAGCAACAGCATTTAAAGGAAAATTAAAATTTGCTTTAAGAAGATTTCGTAAAAATGGCGCATCTGCAAATGTTGAAGGAATTGAAATCAGGACATTTTACTTTTCAGCAGAAAAAATTAAAGAAGCGCTAGGAAAACAGTTTAGGGTAATTCAATTGAAAGGTTTAGGAGTGTTCACGCCTATTCCACAAATGGAAAATTTTATTATCAAACATCCTCGCTTGATGAAGATTCTTAAAAAGTCAGACCAAATTTTAAGCAAACATTTTCCATTTAATTTAATCGGCGATCACTTAATTTTGGTTGCTCAATTTAATCCCAAAACAAAATGA
- a CDS encoding class I SAM-dependent methyltransferase, with protein MNLSEVLQLPKSDGVYLFEKEKNPFEENYLKIRRKEKRLYSDDEVKLLPFASSLNPHKKEWDNRAKSFIRFKEYLKNFNKQIDILDLGCGNCWFAGELAKSFPHNFYCADINLYELKQGARLFKNENIKFVYGDIFKMELAKNSFDLIVLNSSIQYFENITSLLKELIFTLKLDGEIHIIDSPFYEIEEVQLAKQRTEEYYRKLGFPEMSKFYFHHTYKNLLDFNHQILFDPRTLKNKLLAFAFKSDSPFPWIKIKR; from the coding sequence ATGAACTTATCTGAAGTACTGCAACTACCGAAATCAGACGGGGTATATCTTTTTGAAAAAGAAAAAAATCCATTCGAAGAAAATTATCTGAAAATAAGAAGAAAAGAGAAGCGTTTATACAGTGATGATGAAGTTAAACTACTTCCGTTTGCATCTTCACTTAATCCTCATAAAAAAGAATGGGATAATCGCGCAAAATCATTTATCAGATTCAAAGAATATCTGAAAAACTTTAATAAACAAATTGATATACTTGATCTTGGTTGTGGAAATTGTTGGTTTGCCGGTGAGTTGGCAAAGTCATTCCCACATAATTTTTATTGCGCTGATATAAACTTATATGAATTAAAACAAGGAGCAAGATTATTCAAAAACGAAAACATCAAATTTGTTTACGGTGATATTTTCAAAATGGAGTTGGCGAAAAATTCTTTTGACTTAATTGTGCTGAATTCATCAATCCAATATTTCGAAAACATTACCTCATTACTTAAGGAATTGATTTTTACTCTCAAACTTGATGGCGAAATACACATAATTGATTCGCCATTTTATGAGATTGAAGAAGTTCAACTTGCAAAACAAAGAACCGAAGAATATTACAGAAAACTTGGCTTTCCCGAAATGAGTAAATTTTATTTTCATCATACATATAAAAACTTACTCGATTTCAATCACCAGATTTTATTCGATCCGCGCACTTTGAAAAACAAACTCCTGGCTTTTGCATTTAAATCCGACTCACCCTTCCCCTGGATAAAAATTAAAAGATGA
- a CDS encoding glycosyltransferase: protein MKKVKHILILTPGFPTDENDSVCVPPLQDFLLHFKEKYPEVEFTIIAFQYPFDKSFYKWHDMFVLSLRGKNLKREKIFVWDGALTMAKYLAGQNKLDVVHSLWLGECALIGNRIAAKYNVKHICTLMGQDVSPKNVYLKILNQRKMEIVALSENQSQAFKSLTKREVDKKIFWGIPTQKYDYSSIREIDLIGVGSLIPLKNFKLMIKTIKVLKKDFPEINCKLIGDGNQANELKKLCKENNLDKNIEFLGKQSRDSVFEYMRRSKILFHPSTFEGSGMVFAEALANGMHIVSFNVGYAQKNSNWQIANSDEEMISNVKKLLSSELNHSAQNLFPIEKTINDYAKLYGLIN from the coding sequence ATGAAAAAAGTAAAACACATACTGATTCTGACTCCCGGTTTCCCAACTGATGAAAACGATTCGGTGTGTGTTCCGCCGTTGCAGGATTTTTTATTGCACTTCAAAGAAAAATATCCTGAGGTTGAATTTACAATTATAGCATTCCAATATCCCTTTGATAAATCTTTTTACAAATGGCACGATATGTTTGTTTTAAGCTTGCGCGGAAAAAATCTGAAGCGTGAAAAAATTTTTGTTTGGGATGGCGCTTTAACAATGGCTAAATATTTAGCAGGACAAAATAAACTTGATGTCGTTCATTCGCTTTGGCTTGGCGAATGCGCTTTAATCGGAAACAGAATTGCTGCAAAGTATAATGTCAAGCATATCTGCACTCTGATGGGACAGGATGTTAGTCCCAAAAATGTTTATCTGAAAATCCTGAACCAGAGAAAGATGGAAATTGTCGCTCTATCGGAAAATCAATCGCAAGCTTTTAAATCACTTACAAAACGCGAAGTTGATAAAAAAATATTTTGGGGTATTCCAACTCAGAAATATGATTACAGTTCAATAAGAGAAATAGATTTAATCGGCGTAGGTTCTTTAATACCGCTTAAAAATTTTAAGCTGATGATTAAAACGATTAAAGTCCTCAAAAAAGATTTTCCGGAAATTAATTGCAAGCTTATTGGTGATGGAAATCAGGCAAATGAACTTAAGAAGTTATGTAAAGAAAATAATCTTGATAAGAATATTGAATTTCTCGGAAAGCAATCCAGAGATTCAGTCTTTGAATATATGCGAAGAAGCAAAATTCTATTTCATCCCTCAACATTCGAAGGTTCGGGAATGGTGTTTGCCGAAGCACTTGCAAACGGAATGCATATAGTTTCATTTAATGTCGGTTATGCACAGAAAAATTCTAACTGGCAAATTGCTAACAGTGACGAAGAGATGATCAGCAATGTTAAAAAACTTTTATCATCTGAACTTAATCATTCTGCTCAAAACCTGTTTCCTATTGAAAAAACAATTAACGACTACGCAAAGCTTTACGGCTTAATTAACTGA